A region of Pyxidicoccus parkwaysis DNA encodes the following proteins:
- a CDS encoding MerR family transcriptional regulator, whose translation MEAMDLLAPDEIARIERENAGGLPASAILEIFRPRGVRLSEATFRKYVQAGLLPRSRRVGRKGKHQGSRGLYPVEAVRRINVIKKMMAEGHTLEDIKRSYVFHANHIDQLERDLAGLLDGFQEELGDRAFGGEHRRTLEAELATLRQRAQDLVRDVARLGSAVTAREDETIRSQ comes from the coding sequence ATGGAAGCGATGGACCTGCTGGCTCCCGACGAGATTGCTCGGATCGAGCGCGAGAACGCGGGAGGTCTACCCGCGAGCGCCATCCTGGAAATCTTCCGGCCGCGGGGCGTGCGGCTGTCGGAAGCGACGTTCCGCAAGTACGTCCAGGCGGGGCTGCTACCCCGCAGCCGCCGGGTGGGCCGCAAGGGCAAGCACCAGGGGAGCCGGGGGCTCTACCCGGTGGAGGCGGTGCGCCGCATCAATGTCATCAAGAAGATGATGGCCGAAGGGCACACCCTGGAGGACATCAAGCGCTCCTACGTCTTCCACGCCAATCACATCGACCAGTTGGAGCGGGACCTCGCGGGTCTATTGGATGGGTTCCAGGAAGAGCTGGGGGACCGCGCCTTTGGGGGGGAGCACCGGCGGACGCTCGAGGCGGAGTTGGCAACACTGAGGCAAAGAGCGCAGGATCTGGTCCGGGATGTGGCCAGGCTGGGCAGTGCGGTAACCGCACGCGAAGACGAAACCATCCGTTCGCAATAA
- a CDS encoding serine/threonine protein kinase: MTLEAGRQIGKYVVRRKLAEGGMAEIYLCTARGPEGFEKEVVIKRVRAFLASDPEFVGMFIAEARLASRLNHANVVQIFDFDKHEDTYYLAMEYVRGCSLWELRKRCKELMEPVPPVMVAHIGTEVARGLHYAHRLKVNGQPLDLVHRDVTPHNVLLSYDGAVKLTDFGIAKAGNKLTQPGVLKGKFAYMSPEQARGEAVDARTDIFALGVVLWEMLTGGRLFDGDSEVAVLRAVQQSAIPPPARLNPDVPEDLDAVVVRALDRDAAARFQTAGELERALAQCVLKHAKTVDDTDLSAFMRRLFPTSLTQAMPTVQERTHVEDAPVPPGAGAQQVQVPREPTAVMPGVSSGRGMAVAASPDEDVNAPTFVLPRRDEGEAALSVPLPPMATPMMPLPAVASSPVPRPLPPVAAPVASVRPSRPEGTPAVAPASDGEGTGGKRSSRPEGVSSVSRKRPSQPDGVSSVSGKRPSQPEGISSVGSRKQGLAESESFGSSGLGLGTGAFEDDDDLDDDAPDTVSSTEPEGMVEAGASVPAPAPARRPSGEAVAAVGSGAQGLAKPAARRSPLALGLAAAVGLAVVGGGVAVMRFNSHPETSATSVTEAPASTAPGTREVAPSGTPGTATAPGTRETTPSDTATVPATAKADVPTPAAPETGAPAVAATGDADSDISEVDGQKREEALGTEPSPASADARPTAGTAQDSRPAESTGTLQVRASPYATVFINGKRMGEVTGRATYKLAPGTYKLVFQHPSANKQFDVTVTAGTSVVREFRVPKSR; the protein is encoded by the coding sequence GTGACGCTCGAAGCCGGCCGCCAGATCGGCAAGTACGTCGTCCGCCGCAAGCTCGCCGAGGGCGGGATGGCGGAGATCTACCTGTGTACGGCCCGGGGCCCCGAGGGCTTCGAGAAGGAAGTCGTCATCAAGCGGGTGCGGGCCTTCCTCGCGAGCGACCCCGAGTTCGTCGGGATGTTCATCGCCGAGGCGCGCCTGGCCTCGCGGCTCAACCACGCCAACGTGGTGCAGATTTTCGACTTCGACAAGCACGAGGACACGTACTACCTGGCCATGGAGTACGTGCGCGGCTGCTCGCTATGGGAGCTGCGCAAGCGCTGCAAGGAGCTGATGGAGCCGGTGCCGCCGGTGATGGTGGCGCACATCGGCACGGAAGTGGCTCGGGGGCTGCACTACGCGCACCGGCTGAAGGTGAACGGGCAGCCGCTGGATTTGGTGCACCGGGACGTCACGCCGCACAACGTGCTGCTGTCCTACGACGGCGCGGTGAAGCTGACGGACTTCGGCATCGCCAAGGCGGGCAACAAGCTGACGCAGCCGGGGGTGCTCAAGGGCAAGTTCGCGTACATGTCCCCGGAGCAGGCGCGCGGCGAGGCGGTGGACGCGCGCACGGACATCTTCGCGCTGGGCGTGGTGCTGTGGGAGATGCTCACGGGCGGGCGGCTGTTCGACGGGGACTCCGAGGTGGCGGTGCTGCGCGCGGTGCAGCAGAGCGCCATTCCGCCGCCGGCCCGTCTCAACCCGGACGTGCCGGAGGACCTGGACGCCGTCGTGGTGCGGGCGCTGGACAGGGACGCGGCGGCCCGCTTCCAGACGGCGGGCGAGCTGGAGCGCGCCCTGGCCCAGTGCGTGCTGAAGCACGCGAAGACGGTGGACGACACGGACCTGAGCGCCTTCATGCGGCGCCTGTTCCCCACGAGCCTCACCCAGGCCATGCCCACGGTGCAGGAGCGGACCCACGTGGAGGATGCGCCGGTGCCTCCTGGAGCCGGGGCGCAGCAGGTCCAGGTGCCGCGCGAGCCCACGGCGGTGATGCCGGGCGTGTCGAGCGGGCGGGGCATGGCGGTGGCGGCCTCGCCGGACGAGGACGTCAACGCGCCCACGTTCGTGCTGCCGCGCCGGGATGAAGGGGAGGCCGCGCTCTCCGTGCCGCTGCCGCCCATGGCCACGCCGATGATGCCGCTGCCGGCGGTGGCCTCGTCGCCGGTGCCCCGGCCCCTGCCGCCGGTGGCCGCGCCCGTGGCCTCGGTGCGCCCGAGCCGTCCAGAGGGGACGCCCGCCGTGGCCCCGGCCTCGGATGGGGAGGGGACCGGCGGGAAGCGGTCCAGCAGGCCGGAGGGTGTTTCGTCCGTCAGCCGGAAGCGGCCGAGCCAGCCCGACGGGGTGTCGTCCGTCAGTGGCAAGAGGCCGAGCCAGCCCGAGGGGATTTCCTCCGTTGGTAGCCGGAAGCAGGGCCTTGCCGAATCGGAGTCCTTCGGTTCCTCCGGCCTGGGGCTGGGGACCGGAGCCTTCGAGGACGACGACGACCTGGACGACGACGCGCCGGACACCGTCTCCTCGACCGAGCCGGAGGGCATGGTGGAGGCGGGCGCTTCCGTCCCGGCGCCCGCACCTGCGAGGCGTCCTTCGGGCGAGGCGGTCGCCGCTGTCGGCTCGGGGGCACAGGGCCTCGCGAAGCCCGCGGCCCGACGCAGTCCGCTGGCCCTCGGCCTGGCCGCCGCGGTGGGCCTGGCCGTCGTGGGCGGCGGCGTGGCGGTGATGCGCTTCAACTCGCACCCCGAGACGTCCGCGACTTCTGTCACTGAGGCCCCTGCTTCGACTGCACCGGGGACTCGCGAAGTGGCGCCTTCCGGCACTCCGGGCACGGCCACGGCACCGGGGACGCGCGAGACGACGCCATCCGACACGGCCACCGTGCCCGCGACGGCCAAGGCCGACGTGCCCACTCCGGCCGCCCCGGAGACTGGCGCCCCCGCCGTGGCCGCGACGGGCGACGCCGACTCCGACATCTCCGAGGTGGATGGCCAGAAGCGCGAGGAGGCGCTCGGCACCGAGCCTTCTCCTGCCTCCGCGGACGCCCGGCCCACGGCCGGCACCGCCCAGGACTCCCGTCCCGCCGAGTCCACCGGCACACTCCAGGTGCGCGCCTCCCCGTACGCCACCGTCTTCATCAACGGTAAGCGCATGGGCGAGGTCACCGGCCGCGCCACCTACAAGCTCGCTCCGGGCACCTACAAGCTGGTCTTCCAGCACCCGTCCGCCAACAAGCAGTTCGACGTCACCGTCACCGCGGGCACCTCCGTGGTTCGCGAGTTCCGCGTGCCGAAGAGTCGCTGA
- a CDS encoding serine/threonine-protein kinase, producing MSIETYGRYQLLKRLATGGMAQIYLARRPGPEGDKLLVVKRILPHLTENDDFVKMFLDEARIAARLNHANVVQIFDLGAQDDSFFIAMEYIHGEDLRKLWRHAEGRGMPPPVPLVCRILIEACAGLDYAHKRTDPATGRPLGIVHRDVSPQNILVTFEGGVKVVDFGIAKAADQATITRSGVLKGKYSYMSPEQAAGERVDCRADIFALGVVLYELLTGMRLFKRGTDIQTLAAVSECRVLPPSQVTTRVPPELDAIVLKALAKDPAERYQEAAQLQAALEGWLSANRLPASHAHLAAYMKELYAERLTEEARSGEVQVEDSEGPSPRRTGQRPPPKPGPPVPEEATSAQRPRRRSELDVEAERPPSPRTSGARRMVEPPPGERPSRSGAVPVLPVIEEEAPTLDSRVSRRGTQTDVKLDVEPLPDARQAPRGTPPPYPVHVEEEGPTLAMPEVRSSRIVLPVPPENEAEEDAPTLAMVDVGRAARVVVPVPEESEEEDAPTLSLGFSRTPRTSSAPMAVPAVAAPRRWDLMAGVGLGVVAVVCVLLWAWPKPPPATVHLDTLPPGATVVFNGQTLVEKTPLVLPPVEAGQYPIEVRRNGYEVLRSRLDVPETGDVSPGLLRLVPVPPKPVEAPPSVAPEARPALAKPAAAAQVLLRVETEPAESLVYVDGQPQGPAPAEVSVVAGREVAIRVESAKHHPLVRAVMVGTGPQQVERFVLEPDTRTLAASVRPGMARVRFAVQPWAQVTCSGKHLGETPFDVVEMKLGTHDCRFFNPELKKTLNRRIEVKPIDLNVVNVKLE from the coding sequence GTGTCCATCGAAACCTATGGCAGGTACCAGCTCCTGAAGCGTCTCGCCACGGGCGGGATGGCGCAGATCTACCTGGCGCGCCGTCCGGGGCCTGAGGGCGACAAGCTGCTGGTCGTGAAGCGGATCCTCCCGCACCTCACGGAGAACGACGACTTCGTCAAGATGTTCCTGGACGAGGCGCGCATCGCCGCCCGCCTCAATCACGCCAACGTCGTGCAGATTTTCGACCTGGGCGCGCAGGACGACTCGTTCTTCATCGCCATGGAGTACATCCACGGCGAGGACCTGCGGAAGCTGTGGCGGCACGCGGAGGGCCGGGGCATGCCGCCGCCGGTGCCGCTGGTGTGCCGCATCCTCATCGAGGCGTGCGCGGGCCTGGACTACGCGCACAAGCGCACGGACCCGGCCACGGGCCGGCCGTTGGGCATCGTCCACCGCGACGTGTCCCCGCAGAACATCCTGGTGACATTCGAGGGCGGCGTGAAGGTGGTGGACTTCGGCATCGCCAAGGCGGCGGACCAGGCCACGATTACGCGCTCCGGGGTGCTGAAGGGGAAGTACTCGTACATGTCCCCGGAGCAGGCGGCCGGCGAGCGCGTGGACTGCCGCGCGGACATCTTCGCGCTGGGCGTGGTGCTGTACGAGCTGCTCACGGGGATGCGCCTGTTCAAGCGCGGCACGGACATCCAGACGCTGGCCGCGGTGTCCGAGTGCCGCGTCCTGCCGCCCTCGCAGGTGACGACGCGCGTGCCGCCCGAGCTGGACGCCATCGTCCTCAAGGCGTTGGCGAAGGACCCGGCCGAGCGCTACCAGGAAGCGGCGCAGCTGCAGGCCGCGCTGGAGGGGTGGCTTTCCGCGAACCGGCTGCCCGCGTCGCACGCGCACCTGGCCGCGTACATGAAGGAGCTGTACGCGGAGCGGCTGACCGAGGAGGCCCGCTCGGGCGAGGTGCAGGTGGAGGACTCCGAGGGGCCTTCGCCGCGGCGCACGGGGCAGCGGCCGCCGCCGAAGCCCGGCCCGCCGGTGCCGGAGGAGGCCACGTCCGCGCAGCGCCCCCGCCGGCGCTCGGAGCTGGACGTCGAGGCGGAGCGTCCGCCGTCGCCCCGGACTTCGGGGGCGCGCCGCATGGTGGAGCCGCCCCCGGGGGAGCGTCCTTCGCGCTCGGGGGCGGTGCCCGTGCTGCCCGTCATCGAGGAGGAGGCGCCGACGCTGGACAGCCGCGTCTCCCGGCGCGGGACGCAGACGGACGTCAAGCTGGACGTGGAGCCGCTGCCCGACGCGCGTCAGGCGCCACGGGGGACACCTCCGCCGTATCCAGTCCATGTGGAGGAGGAAGGCCCCACGCTGGCGATGCCGGAGGTGCGCTCCTCGCGAATCGTCCTGCCCGTCCCCCCGGAGAACGAGGCGGAGGAGGACGCGCCCACGCTGGCGATGGTGGACGTGGGCCGCGCCGCTCGCGTGGTGGTGCCCGTGCCGGAGGAGAGCGAGGAGGAGGATGCGCCCACGCTGTCGCTCGGCTTCTCGCGGACGCCCCGGACCTCGTCGGCCCCCATGGCGGTCCCCGCCGTCGCCGCGCCGAGGCGCTGGGACTTGATGGCCGGAGTGGGGCTGGGAGTGGTCGCGGTGGTGTGCGTGCTGCTGTGGGCCTGGCCCAAGCCTCCGCCCGCCACCGTGCACCTGGACACGCTGCCGCCCGGGGCCACGGTGGTCTTCAACGGCCAGACGCTCGTGGAGAAGACGCCGCTGGTGCTGCCTCCGGTGGAGGCGGGCCAGTACCCCATCGAGGTGCGGCGGAACGGCTACGAGGTGCTGCGGAGCCGGCTGGATGTCCCGGAGACGGGCGACGTGTCCCCTGGATTGCTGCGGCTGGTGCCGGTGCCTCCGAAGCCCGTGGAGGCACCGCCTTCCGTGGCGCCGGAAGCGCGGCCCGCGCTGGCGAAGCCGGCCGCCGCCGCGCAGGTGCTGCTGCGGGTGGAGACGGAGCCCGCCGAGTCGCTGGTGTACGTGGACGGCCAGCCGCAGGGGCCCGCTCCGGCGGAGGTGTCCGTGGTGGCGGGGCGTGAGGTGGCCATCCGCGTGGAGTCGGCGAAGCACCACCCGCTGGTGCGCGCGGTGATGGTGGGGACGGGACCGCAGCAGGTGGAGCGCTTCGTGCTGGAGCCGGACACGCGGACCCTGGCCGCGAGCGTGCGGCCCGGCATGGCGCGGGTCCGCTTCGCGGTGCAGCCCTGGGCGCAGGTGACGTGCAGCGGGAAGCACCTGGGGGAGACGCCGTTCGACGTGGTCGAGATGAAGCTCGGCACCCATGACTGCCGGTTCTTCAATCCCGAGCTCAAGAAGACGCTCAACCGGCGTATCGAGGTAAAGCCCATCGACCTCAACGTCGTGAATGTGAAGCTCGAATAG
- a CDS encoding choice-of-anchor D domain-containing protein, with translation MTGRWGLLALAVVGLLAGCADRDRSSLADGRLTATPGGVDFQKVAIFDAREAEISLRNVGRARINVNEVWVEGPEGSYLAEFTHEGPHSLQPGSACSLKVRFAPPKPGALPAMLVVRSDTRIEPLLKIPLSGLGVAAWAEVSPRRLDFGRIEADSTKTLMLKLDNATEMPVEVTPRLVGADRDEFTLEPVTLAAGESREVPVTFSPVRVGKKQVALAVSPCRGCADVAVQVAAEALERAVVAEPEVVDFGAVPVDRESYRESRIHNISTEPVTVTQLTLEGKDASFSHANTGFPLVLQPGEVRGFQLRYSPDHQGPAQDNALYHVESRRHPTLPVELRGYGGAAELCVSPLSYDFGRQPLGSKTRVIVNVKNCGSSNAGGLTLNTLAWQPAAGGDLQFNNTPLAMPHTLKPGEEVNIAVFYEPTRTGDAMGSLVMTTNAFSAATVQMDFRGTAEQHAPCQLTVTPLALDFGTVPPQQGAVLGVKLENRGTDLCPVKNIQLRDDGGGVFGMPGGALYGGIMYPGDWFSFMVSFTSPPQGGSFTGTLQIEQMDPVNPVLLVPLRAHSQMACLVASRRYLDWGVARRDCPPEPLEVNFLNACTAPVSVDDVFIGPGTTDSEFALQKVPDPLPFTLMPNQGFTVGVDYLAQVYGLNVSPLFVASSDLPEPLLVPLIGESSKRVEKTDLFVQQDVSKVDVLFVVDNTDSMAVEQPRLVNAVPAFVNTALDKKVNLHVAVTTTGIQTQPQPNPADNCPGGALGGEAGRFFPVDNSFNRILNSGMPDLAAQLQRNVQVGRCGEVEEGFEAMRRALSRPLVDSADDARTPPPRDGNLGFLREEAALVVLFVSDEDDHSPDAVDTYVQWAQQLKGVNQPQRATFYAIAPPKNGCDTAGGAGTRYAEATARTGGEVMSVCAPDYAPLLRAVADKAFSAQKRFPLSEVPEPGTVTVTVDGAPVTTGWTYDGATNSVEFANVPAPGARIAISYRRSCAAL, from the coding sequence ATGACGGGGCGCTGGGGCTTGCTGGCCCTCGCGGTGGTGGGCTTGCTGGCCGGGTGTGCGGACCGGGACCGTTCGTCCCTCGCGGACGGACGGCTGACGGCTACTCCCGGCGGGGTTGACTTCCAGAAGGTGGCCATCTTCGACGCGCGCGAGGCGGAAATCTCGCTGCGCAACGTGGGGCGTGCGCGCATCAACGTGAATGAAGTCTGGGTGGAGGGGCCCGAGGGCTCCTACCTGGCCGAGTTCACCCACGAGGGGCCACACAGCCTGCAGCCGGGGAGCGCGTGCAGCCTGAAGGTGCGCTTCGCGCCGCCGAAGCCGGGGGCGCTGCCGGCGATGCTGGTGGTGCGCTCGGACACGCGAATCGAACCGCTGCTGAAGATTCCGCTCAGCGGGTTGGGCGTGGCGGCGTGGGCGGAGGTGTCGCCCCGGCGGCTGGACTTCGGCCGCATCGAGGCGGACTCGACGAAGACGCTGATGCTCAAGCTGGACAACGCCACGGAGATGCCCGTGGAGGTGACGCCCCGGCTGGTGGGCGCGGACCGCGACGAGTTCACCCTGGAGCCGGTGACGCTGGCGGCGGGGGAGAGCCGCGAGGTGCCGGTGACGTTCAGCCCGGTGCGCGTGGGCAAGAAGCAGGTGGCGCTGGCGGTGTCGCCGTGCCGGGGCTGCGCGGACGTGGCGGTGCAGGTGGCGGCCGAGGCGCTGGAGCGCGCCGTCGTCGCCGAGCCCGAGGTGGTGGACTTCGGCGCGGTGCCGGTGGACCGCGAGTCCTACCGCGAGTCTCGCATCCACAACATCAGCACCGAGCCGGTGACGGTGACGCAGCTCACGCTGGAGGGGAAGGACGCGTCCTTCAGCCACGCCAACACGGGCTTCCCGCTGGTGCTCCAGCCCGGCGAGGTGCGCGGCTTCCAGCTGCGCTACAGCCCGGACCACCAGGGCCCCGCGCAGGACAACGCCCTCTACCACGTGGAGAGCCGCCGCCACCCGACGCTGCCGGTGGAACTGCGCGGCTACGGCGGCGCGGCGGAGCTCTGTGTGTCGCCGCTCTCGTATGACTTCGGCCGGCAGCCGCTGGGCTCGAAGACGCGCGTCATCGTCAACGTGAAGAACTGCGGCTCGTCCAACGCGGGCGGGCTCACGCTCAACACGCTGGCGTGGCAGCCGGCCGCGGGCGGGGATTTGCAGTTCAACAATACGCCGCTGGCCATGCCGCACACGCTCAAGCCCGGCGAGGAGGTGAACATCGCCGTGTTCTACGAGCCCACGCGCACGGGTGATGCGATGGGCTCGCTGGTGATGACCACCAACGCCTTCTCCGCGGCCACGGTGCAGATGGACTTCCGGGGCACGGCGGAGCAGCACGCGCCCTGCCAGCTCACCGTCACCCCGCTGGCGCTGGACTTCGGCACGGTGCCGCCGCAGCAGGGCGCGGTGCTGGGCGTGAAGCTGGAGAACCGGGGCACGGACCTGTGCCCGGTGAAGAACATCCAGCTGCGCGACGACGGCGGCGGCGTGTTCGGCATGCCGGGCGGCGCGCTGTACGGCGGCATCATGTACCCCGGTGACTGGTTCAGCTTCATGGTGTCCTTCACCTCGCCCCCGCAGGGCGGCAGCTTCACCGGCACGCTGCAAATCGAGCAGATGGACCCCGTCAACCCGGTCCTCCTGGTGCCGCTGCGGGCCCACTCGCAGATGGCGTGCCTCGTGGCGTCGCGCCGCTACCTGGACTGGGGCGTGGCGCGCCGCGACTGTCCGCCCGAGCCCCTGGAGGTGAACTTCCTCAACGCGTGCACCGCGCCGGTGTCGGTGGACGACGTCTTCATCGGCCCGGGGACCACGGACTCCGAGTTCGCCCTCCAGAAGGTACCGGACCCGCTGCCCTTCACCCTGATGCCGAACCAGGGCTTCACGGTGGGCGTGGACTACCTCGCGCAAGTCTACGGCCTCAACGTCTCGCCGCTGTTCGTGGCGTCCAGTGACCTACCCGAGCCGCTGCTGGTGCCGCTCATCGGCGAGTCCTCGAAGCGGGTGGAGAAGACGGACCTCTTCGTGCAGCAGGACGTGAGCAAGGTGGACGTCCTCTTCGTGGTGGACAACACGGACTCCATGGCGGTGGAGCAGCCGCGGCTGGTGAACGCGGTGCCGGCGTTCGTGAATACGGCGCTGGACAAGAAGGTCAACCTGCACGTGGCCGTCACCACCACCGGCATCCAGACGCAGCCCCAGCCCAACCCGGCGGACAACTGCCCGGGCGGCGCGCTGGGCGGCGAGGCGGGCCGCTTCTTCCCCGTGGACAACAGCTTCAACCGCATCCTCAACAGCGGCATGCCGGACCTGGCCGCGCAGTTGCAGCGCAACGTACAGGTGGGCCGGTGCGGCGAGGTGGAGGAGGGCTTCGAGGCCATGCGCCGCGCGCTGTCGCGGCCGCTGGTGGACAGCGCGGATGACGCGCGCACGCCGCCGCCGCGCGATGGAAACCTCGGCTTCCTGCGCGAGGAGGCCGCGCTGGTGGTGCTCTTCGTCAGCGACGAGGACGACCACTCGCCGGACGCGGTGGACACCTACGTGCAGTGGGCGCAGCAGCTCAAGGGCGTCAACCAGCCGCAGCGCGCGACGTTCTATGCGATTGCTCCGCCGAAGAATGGCTGCGACACGGCGGGCGGCGCGGGCACGCGCTACGCGGAGGCCACGGCACGCACCGGCGGCGAGGTGATGAGCGTGTGCGCCCCGGACTACGCGCCGCTCTTGCGCGCGGTGGCGGACAAGGCCTTCTCCGCGCAGAAGCGCTTCCCGCTCAGCGAGGTGCCGGAGCCTGGCACCGTCACCGTCACGGTGGACGGCGCGCCGGTGACGACGGGCTGGACGTACGACGGCGCCACCAACAGCGTGGAGTTCGCCAACGTGCCGGCCCCGGGCGCGAGGATTGCCATCTCCTACCGCCGCTCGTGCGCCGCGCTGTAG
- a CDS encoding CDP-alcohol phosphatidyltransferase family protein, whose translation MTTEPQGAARRPRRHFSMIRTFVLADFVTLGNGFSGAGAILAAMQYLASGERGWLWVAFGLMPLALLLDFMDGRIARWRYKKSPLGADLDSLADVISFGMAPAALGFAVGLRGALDVAVLLYFVACGISRLARFNVTSAELADASGKVKYFEGTPIPTSLALVMVLAVATWMGRLGPDLLGGVWDLGPVALHPLALLYAASGSAMISKTLRIPKI comes from the coding sequence ATGACGACCGAGCCGCAAGGCGCCGCCCGCCGCCCGCGCCGCCACTTCTCGATGATCCGCACGTTCGTGCTCGCCGACTTCGTGACGCTGGGCAACGGCTTCTCGGGCGCGGGAGCCATCCTTGCCGCGATGCAGTATCTCGCGTCGGGCGAGCGGGGCTGGCTGTGGGTGGCCTTCGGGTTGATGCCGCTGGCGCTGCTGCTGGACTTCATGGATGGGCGCATTGCCCGGTGGCGCTACAAGAAGTCACCCCTGGGAGCGGACCTGGACTCCCTGGCGGATGTCATCTCCTTCGGCATGGCGCCGGCGGCGCTGGGCTTCGCGGTGGGCCTGCGGGGCGCACTGGATGTGGCGGTGCTCCTGTACTTCGTGGCGTGTGGCATCAGCCGGCTGGCGCGCTTCAACGTCACCTCGGCGGAGCTGGCGGACGCGTCGGGGAAGGTGAAGTACTTCGAGGGCACGCCCATTCCCACCAGCCTCGCGCTCGTCATGGTGCTGGCGGTGGCCACGTGGATGGGGCGCCTCGGTCCGGACCTGCTCGGCGGCGTGTGGGACCTGGGGCCGGTGGCGCTGCACCCGCTCGCGCTTCTGTACGCGGCGAGCGGCAGCGCGATGATCAGCAAGACACTTCGAATCCCGAAGATTTGA